One segment of Panthera leo isolate Ple1 chromosome A3, P.leo_Ple1_pat1.1, whole genome shotgun sequence DNA contains the following:
- the TMEM17 gene encoding transmembrane protein 17 isoform X2, producing the protein MVSSLALQMSLYFNTYFFPLWWVSSIMMLQMKYSVLPDYYKFIVVTVIIIITLIEAIRLYLGYMGNLQEKVPELAGFWLLSLLLQLPLILFLLFNEGLTNLPLEKAIHIIFTLFLTFQVVSAFVTLRKMVNQLATRFHLQDFDQLSAYRGGTRRMRSCIEEI; encoded by the exons ATGGTTTCCAGTTTGGCATTGCAGATGTCACTTTATTTTAACACTTACTTTTTCCCACTTTGGTGGGTAAGCAGCATTATGATGCTTCAGATGAAG tattCAGTCTTGCCTGATTACTACAAATTCATTGTGGTCACTGTTATCATCATAATAACCTTAATTGAAGCTATCAGGTTGTATCTGGGCTACATGGGGAACCTACAGGAAAAG GTTCCTGAATTGGCTGGCTTTTGGCTTTTGAGTCTTCTGTTGCAACTGCCTTTAATTCTATTCTTGCTCTTTAATGAAGGCCTAACGAATCTGCCATTGGAAAAAGCAATACACATCATCTTCACTTTGTTCCTTACTTTCCAAGTTGTTTCAGCCTTTGTTACCCTGAGGAAAATGGTAAATCAGTTGGCAACTCGTTTCCACCTCCAAGACTTTGACCAGCTCTCTGCATACAGAGGAGGCACGAGAAGAATGAGATCCTGTATAGAAGAGATTTGA
- the TMEM17 gene encoding transmembrane protein 17 isoform X1, with protein sequence MELPDPVRQRLGNFSRTVFSDSNRTGPEYSDGPDNEMVSSLALQMSLYFNTYFFPLWWVSSIMMLQMKYSVLPDYYKFIVVTVIIIITLIEAIRLYLGYMGNLQEKVPELAGFWLLSLLLQLPLILFLLFNEGLTNLPLEKAIHIIFTLFLTFQVVSAFVTLRKMVNQLATRFHLQDFDQLSAYRGGTRRMRSCIEEI encoded by the exons ATGGAGCTGCCGGATCCGGTCCGCCAGCGGCTGGGAAACTTCAGCCGGACCGTGTTCAGCGACTCCAACCGGACCGGGCCGGAGTACAGCGACGGTCCTG ATAATGAAATGGTTTCCAGTTTGGCATTGCAGATGTCACTTTATTTTAACACTTACTTTTTCCCACTTTGGTGGGTAAGCAGCATTATGATGCTTCAGATGAAG tattCAGTCTTGCCTGATTACTACAAATTCATTGTGGTCACTGTTATCATCATAATAACCTTAATTGAAGCTATCAGGTTGTATCTGGGCTACATGGGGAACCTACAGGAAAAG GTTCCTGAATTGGCTGGCTTTTGGCTTTTGAGTCTTCTGTTGCAACTGCCTTTAATTCTATTCTTGCTCTTTAATGAAGGCCTAACGAATCTGCCATTGGAAAAAGCAATACACATCATCTTCACTTTGTTCCTTACTTTCCAAGTTGTTTCAGCCTTTGTTACCCTGAGGAAAATGGTAAATCAGTTGGCAACTCGTTTCCACCTCCAAGACTTTGACCAGCTCTCTGCATACAGAGGAGGCACGAGAAGAATGAGATCCTGTATAGAAGAGATTTGA